A section of the Kribbella sp. HUAS MG21 genome encodes:
- a CDS encoding glycosyltransferase family 2 protein encodes MSVDLVLPCLNEAAALPWVLERLPPGVRAIVVDNGSTDDSAAVAARLGATVVRCEVKGYGAACHAGLEAAEADVVAVMDADASLDPRQLVRVTAPVLADRADLIVGRRRPVSRDVWPWHLRLANAELSRRIRRRTGVSLHDLGPMRAARRTALLGLGLTDRRSGYPLETVVRAADAGWRIAEVDVDYLPRSGRSKVTGTPLGAARAVLDMSKVLTR; translated from the coding sequence ATGTCCGTCGATCTCGTCCTGCCGTGCTTGAACGAGGCGGCCGCGCTGCCGTGGGTGCTCGAGCGGCTCCCGCCGGGCGTGCGCGCGATCGTCGTCGACAACGGCTCCACGGACGACTCCGCGGCGGTCGCGGCACGGTTGGGCGCGACCGTCGTACGGTGCGAGGTCAAGGGGTACGGCGCCGCGTGTCACGCCGGCCTGGAAGCCGCCGAGGCGGACGTCGTCGCGGTGATGGACGCCGACGCGTCGCTCGATCCGCGGCAGCTCGTCCGGGTGACGGCGCCGGTGCTGGCCGACCGAGCGGACCTGATCGTCGGGCGGCGGCGCCCGGTGTCGCGGGACGTCTGGCCGTGGCACCTCAGGCTCGCGAACGCGGAGCTGTCGCGCCGGATCAGGCGCCGTACGGGCGTCTCCCTGCACGACCTCGGGCCGATGCGCGCGGCCCGGCGTACGGCGCTGCTCGGGCTCGGGCTGACGGATCGGCGGTCCGGGTACCCCCTGGAGACGGTCGTGCGCGCGGCCGACGCCGGATGGCGGATCGCGGAGGTCGACGTCGACTACCTGCCGCGCTCGGGCCGCTCGAAGGTCACCGGTACGCCGCTCGGTGCCGCCCGCGCGGTGCTCGACATGTCGAAGGTGCTCACGCGATGA
- a CDS encoding HAMP domain-containing sensor histidine kinase, with product MNKDMATILALTTLWTLIVAAVGAAVLWQFRRRSLRVTMIVVALAPMAAALAAVLQSVRAMFINDHDSWVVLWTLAFAALLGLGLSVLLGHWISTASRDLGERLRQLGTSYEPAEEVGRAAPAELSALTVELELTRQKLAASHERERALETSRRELVAFMSHDLRTPLAGLRAVSEGLEDGVIDDVPGALRQMRTTVDRMTGLVDDLFELSRLSAAPPPRRRSAVSLRELAEDVAGENNEHARAEGVRLAVSTPDDDDRLAVQGDPDELTRAVTNLVGNAIRHTAPGGTVTLAVDRETDGRVRLAVTDGCGGIPADDLERVFDVGWRGDEQRTPETAAATGSAGGAGGASGGGGLGLAIARGVVESHDGKIAVSNVAGGCEFEIDLPPVPAHS from the coding sequence GTGAACAAAGACATGGCGACGATCCTCGCGCTGACCACGCTCTGGACGCTGATCGTGGCGGCGGTCGGCGCCGCGGTGCTGTGGCAGTTCCGGCGGCGGTCGTTGCGCGTGACGATGATCGTGGTCGCGCTCGCTCCGATGGCGGCCGCACTGGCCGCGGTACTGCAGAGCGTGCGCGCGATGTTCATCAACGACCACGACTCGTGGGTCGTGCTGTGGACGCTGGCGTTCGCGGCGCTGCTCGGGCTGGGGCTGTCGGTCCTGCTCGGGCACTGGATCAGTACGGCGTCGCGTGATCTGGGCGAGCGGCTCCGGCAGCTGGGGACGTCGTACGAGCCCGCCGAGGAGGTCGGGCGCGCGGCGCCGGCGGAGCTGTCGGCGTTGACGGTCGAGTTGGAGCTGACGCGGCAGAAGCTGGCTGCGTCGCACGAGCGGGAGCGGGCGCTGGAGACGAGCCGGCGGGAGCTGGTCGCGTTCATGTCGCACGACCTGCGGACGCCGCTCGCCGGTTTGCGGGCGGTGTCCGAGGGGCTCGAGGACGGCGTGATCGACGACGTACCGGGTGCGCTGCGGCAGATGCGGACGACGGTCGACCGGATGACCGGGCTCGTCGACGACCTGTTCGAGCTGTCGCGGTTGTCCGCGGCCCCGCCGCCGCGGCGCCGGTCGGCGGTCAGTCTGCGGGAGCTGGCCGAGGACGTCGCCGGGGAGAACAATGAGCATGCGCGAGCCGAAGGTGTGCGGCTGGCGGTGTCGACGCCGGACGACGACGACCGCCTCGCGGTGCAAGGCGATCCGGACGAGCTGACGCGGGCGGTCACCAACCTGGTCGGCAACGCGATCCGGCACACGGCGCCGGGCGGGACCGTCACGCTCGCGGTCGATCGCGAGACCGACGGCCGGGTCCGGCTCGCCGTCACCGACGGCTGCGGCGGGATCCCGGCCGACGACCTCGAGCGGGTCTTCGACGTCGGGTGGCGCGGCGACGAACAGCGCACGCCCGAGACGGCGGCGGCCACCGGTTCGGCCGGCGGTGCCGGTGGTGCGTCGGGTGGCGGCGGCCTCGGACTGGCGATCGCCCGCGGCGTCGTCGAGTCCCACGACGGAAAGATCGCCGTCAGCAACGTCGCAGGCGGCTGCGAGTTCGAAATCGACCTGCCGCCCGTGCCAGCGCACAGCTGA
- a CDS encoding DUF2064 domain-containing protein gives MSTLIVIAKAPAPGRVKTRLQTEFTPREAAALARASLVDTLSAVQAAAASRRVVCLEGEPGRWLPRGFEVVEQRGDGLDERLAAAFEDAYDGTPMLLVGMDTPQLRPELLEVDWSGYDAVLGLTEDGGYWCLGLRTPDRRALVGVPMSTDHTGRDQLRRLRALGLRVGMLPTLRDMDTPRDAAYLAAEFPGLRVSRLYRRLQHAAHPGLLFDQALGGATRVVATGIDGRTVPSLSELERWAAPADEVDRLALSRCEGPVLDIGCGPGRIVTALAERGIPALGVDVSPRAISLTTSRGAAALHRPVQEPLPGEGRWGSVVLMDGNIGIGGDPVDLLRRCAELVRPDGLVLVEVDPDDDLDDTTPIVLRTPTGRRSTPLPWARVGTRALLRHARTTPLHPTEDWRTPHRAFLTLRRSA, from the coding sequence ATGAGCACCCTGATCGTGATCGCGAAGGCGCCGGCGCCCGGGCGGGTGAAGACACGGCTGCAGACCGAGTTCACACCACGCGAGGCCGCGGCACTGGCGCGGGCGTCGCTGGTGGACACGCTGAGCGCCGTACAGGCTGCCGCTGCGTCGCGGCGGGTGGTCTGTCTGGAGGGCGAGCCGGGGCGGTGGTTGCCGCGCGGGTTCGAGGTCGTGGAGCAGCGGGGCGACGGGTTGGACGAGCGGCTGGCGGCGGCGTTCGAGGACGCGTACGACGGGACGCCGATGCTGCTGGTGGGGATGGACACGCCGCAGCTGCGGCCGGAGCTCCTCGAGGTGGACTGGTCCGGGTACGACGCGGTGCTCGGACTGACCGAGGACGGCGGGTACTGGTGTCTCGGGCTGCGGACGCCGGACCGCCGGGCGCTGGTGGGCGTACCGATGTCGACCGATCACACCGGGCGGGACCAGCTGCGGCGGTTGCGGGCGCTGGGGCTGCGCGTCGGGATGCTGCCGACGCTGCGGGACATGGACACGCCGCGCGATGCGGCGTACCTGGCGGCGGAGTTCCCGGGGCTGCGGGTGTCGCGGTTGTACCGCCGGTTGCAGCATGCGGCGCATCCGGGGCTGCTGTTCGACCAGGCGCTGGGTGGTGCGACGCGGGTCGTTGCCACCGGCATCGATGGGCGGACGGTGCCGTCACTGTCCGAGCTGGAGCGGTGGGCGGCGCCGGCGGACGAGGTGGACCGGCTGGCGCTGAGCCGGTGCGAGGGGCCGGTGCTCGACATCGGGTGCGGGCCGGGGCGGATCGTGACGGCGCTGGCTGAGCGTGGGATTCCCGCGTTGGGTGTGGACGTGTCGCCGCGCGCGATCTCGCTCACCACGTCGCGCGGTGCGGCCGCGCTGCACCGGCCGGTGCAGGAGCCGCTGCCGGGTGAGGGGCGCTGGGGCAGCGTGGTGCTGATGGACGGCAACATCGGCATCGGCGGCGACCCGGTCGACCTGCTCCGCCGCTGCGCCGAACTCGTCCGCCCCGACGGCCTGGTCCTGGTCGAGGTCGATCCCGACGACGACCTCGACGACACCACCCCCATCGTCCTCCGCACCCCCACCGGCCGCCGCTCCACTCCGTTGCCCTGGGCAAGAGTAGGCACCCGCGCCCTGCTCCGCCACGCCCGCACCACTCCCCTGCACCCCACCGAAGACTGGCGCACCCCGCACCGAGCCTTCCTCACCCTCCGCCGGAGCGCCTGA
- a CDS encoding response regulator transcription factor, whose amino-acid sequence MATRVLVVDDDPTVSNVVSAYLTKAGYDARVVADGASAVEVWQQWKPSVVVLDVMLPVLSGLEVLRRMRAADDGAAVIMLSARGEEEDRLVGLEVGADDYVVKPFSPRELTLRVQAMVRREERLAGLDLTPTKLSAGPVVVDTAARRAYLDGDELSLTHREFDLLAYLVAHAGKAYTKAELLRRVWGWDFGDSSTVTVHVRRLREKIESDPSDPKLVLTVPRTGYLFAGDAP is encoded by the coding sequence GTGGCTACTCGTGTGCTCGTGGTGGACGACGACCCGACCGTGTCGAACGTCGTCTCGGCGTACCTGACCAAGGCCGGGTACGACGCCCGCGTGGTCGCGGACGGCGCCTCGGCGGTCGAGGTGTGGCAGCAGTGGAAGCCGTCCGTGGTCGTGCTGGACGTGATGCTGCCCGTGCTGTCCGGCCTCGAGGTGCTGCGCCGGATGCGCGCCGCCGACGACGGCGCGGCGGTGATCATGCTGTCCGCGCGCGGCGAGGAGGAGGACCGGCTGGTCGGTCTCGAGGTCGGTGCGGACGACTACGTGGTGAAGCCGTTCAGCCCGCGGGAGCTGACGTTGCGCGTGCAGGCGATGGTCCGGCGCGAGGAGCGCCTTGCCGGGCTGGACCTGACGCCGACGAAGTTGAGCGCGGGTCCGGTCGTGGTGGACACGGCGGCGCGGCGCGCGTACCTCGACGGGGACGAACTGTCGCTGACGCACCGCGAGTTCGACCTGCTCGCGTACCTGGTCGCGCATGCCGGCAAGGCGTACACGAAGGCCGAGCTGTTGCGCCGCGTCTGGGGCTGGGACTTCGGCGACTCGTCGACGGTCACGGTCCACGTCCGCCGGTTGCGGGAGAAGATCGAGTCGGATCCGTCGGACCCGAAGCTCGTGCTGACCGTGCCGCGGACCGGCTACCTGTTCGCCGGAGATGCACCGTGA
- a CDS encoding NAD-dependent epimerase/dehydratase family protein: MKVLLTGGAGFIGRHVHDQLLAEGHEVTVLDSFRPDVHAQRPEPRPGLIIGDVRAPRTYDGVDTVIHLAAKVGLGVHLDDIDDYVSSNSLGTAVLLKSLGSVRNLVYASSMVVYGEGRYDCAEHGQVAPAPRRPEDLDEGRFEPPCPYCDTPLSPGLVTEDAVPDPRNAYAASKLNGEHLAAVWARETGGRVAALRFHNVYGPGMPRNTPYAGVAAIFRSALERGETPRVFEDGRQRRDFVHVRDVATAVTTAASALPRQPEFTAYNVGSGTVTTIGEIAAELCRAYDAPPPIVTGEYRLGDVRHITASSDRIQHELGWKPAVDLTAGLTDLRHSPTL, encoded by the coding sequence GTGAAGGTCCTGCTCACCGGCGGCGCCGGCTTCATCGGCCGCCACGTCCACGATCAACTCCTTGCCGAGGGCCACGAAGTCACGGTCCTCGACTCGTTCCGTCCGGACGTCCACGCGCAGCGCCCGGAGCCGCGGCCTGGCCTGATCATCGGCGACGTCCGTGCCCCCAGGACGTACGACGGTGTCGACACCGTCATCCACCTCGCCGCGAAGGTTGGTCTCGGCGTCCACCTCGACGACATCGACGACTATGTCTCCTCGAACAGCCTCGGTACTGCGGTCCTGCTCAAGTCGCTCGGCAGTGTCCGGAACCTGGTGTACGCGAGCTCGATGGTCGTGTACGGCGAGGGGCGCTACGACTGCGCCGAGCACGGACAGGTCGCGCCGGCGCCACGTCGCCCGGAGGACCTCGACGAAGGCCGCTTCGAGCCGCCCTGCCCGTACTGCGATACGCCGCTGAGCCCTGGCCTCGTCACCGAGGACGCCGTACCCGATCCGCGGAACGCCTACGCGGCCAGCAAGCTGAACGGTGAACATCTCGCGGCCGTGTGGGCCCGCGAGACCGGCGGGCGCGTCGCCGCGCTGCGTTTCCACAACGTCTACGGGCCGGGCATGCCGCGCAACACGCCGTACGCCGGAGTCGCCGCGATCTTCCGGTCGGCGCTCGAACGCGGCGAAACACCCCGCGTCTTCGAGGACGGCCGCCAGCGCCGCGACTTCGTCCACGTCCGCGATGTCGCGACCGCCGTCACCACCGCCGCGAGCGCACTCCCCCGGCAGCCGGAGTTCACGGCGTACAACGTGGGCAGCGGCACCGTCACCACGATCGGCGAGATCGCCGCCGAGCTCTGCCGGGCGTATGACGCCCCGCCGCCGATCGTCACGGGCGAGTACCGCCTCGGCGACGTCCGGCACATCACCGCCTCGTCGGACCGCATCCAGCACGAGCTGGGCTGGAAGCCGGCCGTGGACCTGACCGCCGGGCTGACGGACCTCCGCCACTCCCCAACCCTGTGA
- a CDS encoding glycosyltransferase 87 family protein: MPGVLQAPMTSTDAYRYVWDGRVQLAGYSPYRYVPLDDTLARLRDPILFPGLSPSEKSGVRRDTPQEPVDDPRTRINRPLVPTIYPPVAQGYFALVALVTPWSAGTLGLQVAAALIAIALTWLLAVQHPRWAALWGWSPIVALEAGNAAHVDVLAALLITAAVITTAKRPRLAAVLLGAAGSVKLLPLLLLPAFRRRRPLVAVGTFVASYVPHVLAVGVLVLGFLPGYLTEEGFEDGSSRSAILALLLPPEARQLVSAALAIALAALAFHRAKTDPIALTCCWLYGAALLIATPTYPWYGLPLIALAALAQRPEWLAVPMAAYLAYGSYGHDTRQGLIHLAAAVIVVSALTLRHRLVAESGLTAAPLPTNTGGRDKTHRHRNLGRIR, from the coding sequence GTGCCTGGGGTGTTGCAGGCGCCGATGACGAGTACGGATGCCTACCGGTACGTGTGGGACGGGCGCGTGCAGCTGGCCGGGTATTCGCCGTATCGATACGTGCCGCTGGACGACACCTTGGCGCGGTTGCGGGATCCGATTCTGTTTCCGGGGCTCTCGCCGTCCGAGAAGTCCGGCGTACGGCGGGACACACCGCAGGAGCCGGTCGACGACCCGCGGACGCGGATCAACCGGCCGCTGGTGCCGACCATCTACCCGCCGGTGGCGCAGGGCTACTTCGCGTTGGTCGCGCTCGTGACGCCATGGTCGGCCGGCACGCTTGGGCTGCAGGTCGCGGCCGCGTTGATCGCGATCGCACTCACCTGGCTACTCGCCGTACAACACCCGCGCTGGGCGGCGCTGTGGGGTTGGTCACCGATCGTCGCCCTCGAAGCCGGCAACGCGGCCCACGTCGACGTCCTCGCAGCGCTCCTGATCACGGCCGCCGTCATCACCACCGCGAAACGCCCGAGGCTCGCCGCCGTCCTGCTCGGCGCGGCCGGCAGCGTGAAGCTCCTCCCGCTGCTGCTGCTCCCCGCGTTCCGCCGCCGGCGCCCGCTCGTTGCCGTCGGCACCTTCGTCGCGTCGTACGTCCCGCACGTCCTCGCCGTCGGCGTCCTGGTGCTCGGCTTCCTGCCCGGCTACCTCACCGAGGAAGGTTTCGAGGACGGCAGCTCCCGATCCGCGATTCTCGCGCTCCTGCTGCCTCCTGAGGCCCGTCAGCTCGTCTCCGCGGCCCTCGCCATCGCCCTGGCCGCCCTGGCCTTCCACCGCGCCAAGACCGACCCGATCGCACTCACCTGCTGCTGGCTGTACGGCGCCGCGCTCCTGATCGCCACCCCGACGTACCCGTGGTACGGCCTCCCGCTGATCGCCCTCGCCGCGCTCGCACAGCGCCCGGAATGGCTCGCCGTACCGATGGCCGCCTATCTCGCCTACGGCAGCTACGGCCACGACACCCGGCAGGGCCTGATCCACCTCGCCGCCGCCGTCATCGTTGTCAGCGCTCTCACGCTCCGTCATCGGCTTGTTGCGGAATCAGGTTTGACCGCGGCGCCCCTCCCCACGAACACTGGCGGGCGTGACAAAACGCATCGCCATCGCAACCTCGGCCGAATTCGCTGA